A genomic stretch from Algoriphagus halophilus includes:
- a CDS encoding DUF808 domain-containing protein, whose translation MASGLFALLDDIATLMDDVSVMSKVAAKKTAGILGDDLAVNAEKASGFVSDRELPVLWAITKGSLLNKLIILPVAFLLSAFVPIAVTVILVIGGVYLAFEGAEKIYEYLMPHQHNKEVSLAENLTEEEILKHEKEKIKSAIVTDFILSVEIIIIALGTVVGEPILNQIIVVSIIALIATVGVYGIVALIVRMDEFGYKLIALNEEENSFSDKVGKVLVNALPKVIKSMGVIGTIALILVSGGIFVHNIDYFHHLLPTWPSIIKEILIGLIIGFVALGIVETALKLFKKKAH comes from the coding sequence ATGGCTTCAGGATTATTTGCTTTACTGGACGATATAGCCACTTTGATGGACGATGTCTCGGTGATGAGTAAAGTTGCTGCGAAAAAAACGGCAGGAATTTTAGGGGATGATTTGGCTGTAAATGCAGAGAAGGCCTCTGGTTTTGTCTCCGATCGTGAGCTTCCGGTTTTATGGGCTATTACCAAAGGTTCCCTTCTGAACAAACTGATTATTCTTCCTGTAGCCTTTTTATTAAGTGCCTTCGTTCCCATTGCCGTTACCGTCATTCTGGTGATCGGAGGTGTTTACCTGGCTTTTGAAGGAGCTGAAAAAATCTATGAATATTTGATGCCTCATCAACACAATAAAGAGGTTTCTTTAGCGGAAAATCTGACAGAAGAAGAAATACTGAAACATGAAAAGGAGAAAATTAAATCTGCCATCGTCACTGACTTTATTCTCTCTGTAGAAATCATCATCATAGCCTTGGGTACAGTAGTGGGGGAACCCATTTTAAACCAAATTATAGTGGTGTCTATCATTGCATTAATTGCTACAGTAGGAGTTTATGGGATTGTGGCACTGATTGTAAGAATGGATGAATTTGGTTATAAATTAATCGCTTTGAATGAGGAGGAGAATAGTTTCTCCGATAAAGTGGGGAAGGTATTGGTCAATGCTTTGCCTAAGGTGATAAAAAGTATGGGAGTGATTGGCACGATTGCCTTGATCTTGGTTTCAGGGGGGATTTTCGTTCATAACATTGACTATTTTCACCATTTACTACCAACTTGGCCTTCGATCATCAAAGAGATTCTTATTGGCTTAATCATAGGTTTTGTGGCACTTGGAATAGTTGAAACAGCACTTAAGTTGTTTAAAAAGAAAGCACATTAA
- a CDS encoding TMEM175 family protein — translation MQKGRLEAFSDGVLAIVITIMVLEIKVPHGDELSDLKPIIPVFLSYILSFIYLGIYWNNHHHLMHTVKEVSGGILWANLHLLFWLSLVPFVTGWMGENNFAPMTLALYGCILLLAAIAYFILQNRIIHVHGKDSLLAKAIGTDLKGYLSPVFYILGIISSFFIPWLAGAFYILVAFMWLIPDKRIERILREVEKKED, via the coding sequence ATGCAAAAAGGTAGGTTGGAAGCATTTAGTGACGGGGTATTGGCGATCGTCATTACCATCATGGTACTGGAAATCAAAGTCCCTCATGGTGACGAACTATCAGATTTAAAGCCCATTATTCCAGTGTTTTTAAGTTACATCCTTAGCTTTATTTACCTTGGAATTTACTGGAACAATCACCACCATCTGATGCATACCGTCAAGGAAGTTTCCGGTGGGATCCTCTGGGCAAACCTGCATCTTTTATTTTGGCTTTCTTTGGTCCCCTTTGTGACCGGCTGGATGGGGGAAAACAATTTTGCTCCGATGACATTGGCCTTGTATGGGTGCATATTGCTTCTGGCAGCAATAGCCTATTTCATCCTTCAAAATAGAATCATTCATGTTCATGGAAAGGATTCTCTTTTAGCAAAAGCTATTGGAACAGATTTGAAAGGATACTTATCTCCGGTCTTCTATATCCTTGGTATTATCTCCAGTTTTTTCATCCCTTGGCTTGCAGGGGCCTTTTATATCCTCGTGGCCTTCATGTGGCTCATCCCCGATAAGAGAATAGAAAGAATACTCCGAGAGGTAGAAAAAAAAGAAGACTGA
- a CDS encoding acyl-CoA thioesterase, whose translation MENLHKTSFQFISEPSDVNFGGKVHGGMVMKWIDQAAYTCARTWAETYCVTVYVGGIRFYKPINIGEVIKVDAAVIHTGNSSIHIMVEIYSRDFSVHEFEKKTHCIIIFVSVDEHGNPKKVKPWVPQTDQEKKLEEYATRLKTLRETIHNEMRPFFNE comes from the coding sequence ATGGAAAACTTACATAAAACCTCATTCCAGTTTATCAGCGAACCTTCCGACGTGAATTTTGGAGGGAAAGTGCATGGGGGAATGGTGATGAAGTGGATTGACCAAGCCGCATATACCTGTGCCAGAACCTGGGCAGAGACCTATTGTGTCACTGTTTATGTGGGAGGAATTAGATTCTATAAGCCAATCAATATAGGAGAAGTCATTAAGGTGGATGCTGCTGTAATCCATACTGGTAATTCCAGTATTCATATTATGGTGGAAATTTATTCCCGTGATTTCTCAGTACATGAGTTTGAAAAAAAGACGCATTGTATTATCATTTTTGTTTCGGTAGATGAACATGGAAACCCTAAAAAAGTCAAGCCCTGGGTACCACAGACCGATCAAGAAAAGAAATTGGAAGAATATGCGACTAGGTTAAAAACGCTGAGGGAAACCATTCATAATGAAATGCGCCCCTTCTTTAATGAATAA
- a CDS encoding family 20 glycosylhydrolase, whose product MKFTRLIHLFLLLAAVAACQPKLNTEANFNLLPIPARADFNGASSIDPSSIRGDLEKAKNEFTSGGKLEAVDAGSIELVLNSSLNLKHEGYQLSITSNDVLIQSNSEAGLWYGLMTLDQITQDSEDQEAYLPRVEILDEPALAYRAIQLDVKHHLEQKEYYYELMDRLAALKINGIIIEIEDKLGYELQPVVASSDAFSIAEWKAISDYAMARNIRISPLVQGLGHASFILKHPEYEELRDDPASDWAFNPLNEKTYEVQFDLYTDALKAFPHATYLHVGGDEVHTTGRNSGKSPLELQLIWLNKVSKYAEDRGLTPIFWDDMPLKNAGVYSSIYNSNLTAAQVDSIWAKNEINLNKFVDLFPKNCVYMRWNYSMPESPGNDQAMKWFTENGFKVMGATAGQTRWNLMPLENSNTANIRDFALSSIDNEADGLLLTLWDDDSPLFELYQRGIATFAEYTWSGEKRSEDQLHTAFRQRMFGPKLASGEFAFVESLEGPVAFWKNALLDGKDRNRLRRIEDPIQEAVIELPDLDTPGTWTEKYQERVSKAAENLEIVEEVLSKIEASKKAAKRNQYNLEAYEQVAKAVQFTNQALITLAKLDHPSGEERAIAKAELAGMEAQWNSIESELEKVYGKTRALNKPDDYVLDQDHHVHLANQAKRFSDWQFYVEDLFLEKIKE is encoded by the coding sequence ATGAAGTTTACCAGATTAATCCACCTATTTCTCCTACTGGCAGCGGTTGCTGCCTGTCAACCAAAACTCAATACTGAGGCAAATTTCAATCTTCTTCCCATTCCTGCCCGTGCAGATTTCAATGGAGCTTCCTCGATAGATCCATCATCCATCAGAGGGGATTTGGAAAAAGCGAAAAATGAATTTACATCAGGAGGGAAACTAGAGGCTGTTGATGCCGGTTCGATTGAATTGGTATTGAATTCTTCATTGAATTTGAAGCATGAAGGGTATCAACTTTCGATCACTTCCAATGATGTTCTTATTCAATCCAACTCGGAGGCAGGTTTATGGTATGGGTTGATGACCTTGGATCAGATCACCCAAGATTCGGAGGACCAGGAAGCCTATCTGCCTAGGGTGGAAATCTTGGATGAACCAGCCTTGGCCTATCGGGCCATCCAGCTGGATGTCAAACATCATTTGGAACAGAAAGAGTATTACTATGAATTGATGGATAGGCTGGCCGCTTTAAAAATCAATGGGATCATCATTGAAATAGAGGATAAATTAGGGTATGAACTTCAACCGGTTGTCGCCTCTTCTGATGCCTTTTCCATTGCGGAATGGAAAGCAATTTCAGATTATGCCATGGCCAGAAATATACGGATCTCACCTCTGGTCCAAGGTTTGGGACATGCTTCCTTTATTTTGAAACATCCTGAATACGAGGAGTTAAGAGATGATCCTGCCAGCGATTGGGCCTTCAACCCCTTGAATGAAAAAACGTATGAGGTACAATTTGATTTATACACTGATGCGTTGAAAGCATTTCCCCATGCCACCTATTTACACGTGGGTGGAGATGAAGTACATACTACCGGAAGGAATAGTGGAAAGTCTCCACTTGAGCTTCAGCTTATTTGGTTGAATAAAGTAAGTAAGTACGCAGAGGACAGAGGTTTGACCCCGATTTTTTGGGATGATATGCCATTGAAAAATGCAGGTGTATATAGTTCAATTTATAATTCAAACCTTACCGCAGCCCAAGTGGATAGTATTTGGGCAAAGAATGAAATCAACCTAAATAAGTTTGTGGATTTATTCCCAAAAAATTGCGTGTACATGCGTTGGAATTACAGCATGCCTGAGTCGCCGGGAAATGATCAAGCCATGAAGTGGTTTACTGAAAATGGATTCAAGGTAATGGGGGCGACCGCAGGTCAAACCCGATGGAATTTAATGCCATTGGAAAATAGCAATACCGCGAACATTCGTGATTTTGCTTTAAGCTCCATCGACAATGAAGCAGATGGGTTACTATTGACCTTATGGGATGACGACTCCCCGTTATTTGAACTCTATCAACGAGGGATTGCGACGTTTGCAGAATACACCTGGTCTGGAGAGAAAAGATCAGAAGATCAACTGCATACTGCTTTTAGACAGCGAATGTTTGGACCCAAATTGGCCTCCGGGGAATTTGCTTTTGTAGAAAGCCTGGAAGGTCCCGTGGCCTTTTGGAAGAATGCCTTATTGGATGGGAAAGACCGGAACAGATTGAGGAGAATAGAAGATCCTATACAGGAAGCAGTGATCGAATTACCAGACTTGGATACCCCTGGAACATGGACAGAAAAGTATCAAGAGAGAGTTTCTAAAGCAGCCGAGAATCTTGAAATTGTGGAGGAGGTATTATCCAAAATAGAGGCTTCCAAAAAAGCAGCAAAAAGGAATCAATACAACTTAGAGGCTTATGAACAAGTAGCAAAAGCAGTTCAATTTACCAATCAGGCCTTGATCACCTTGGCGAAATTAGACCATCCCAGTGGAGAGGAGCGAGCTATTGCAAAGGCAGAATTAGCAGGAATGGAAGCGCAATGGAATTCCATTGAGTCAGAACTGGAAAAGGTATACGGCAAAACCAGAGCATTGAATAAACCGGATGACTACGTTTTGGACCAGGATCATCATGTGCATTTGGCGAATCAAGCCAAGAGATTTTCGGATTGGCAGTTTTACGTAGAAGATTTATTTTTAGAAAAGATAAAAGAATAG